In Citrobacter sp. RHB25-C09, the following proteins share a genomic window:
- a CDS encoding amino acid ABC transporter ATP-binding protein, producing MSQLLMQPADAMITLENVNKWYGQFHVLKNINLKVKQGERIVLCGPSGSGKSTTIRCINHLEEHQKGRIVVDGIEINEDIRNIERVRQEVGMVFQHFNLFPHLTVLQNCTLAPIWVRKMPSKEAEVLAMHYLERVRIAEHAHKFPGQISGGQQQRVAIARSLCMKPKIMLFDEPTSALDPEMVKEVLDTMIGLAQSGMTMLCVTHEMGFARTVADRVIFMDRGEIVEQAPPDEFFAHPKSERTRAFLSQVIH from the coding sequence ATGAGCCAATTATTAATGCAACCTGCCGACGCGATGATTACGCTAGAAAACGTTAACAAGTGGTACGGACAGTTTCATGTTCTTAAAAATATCAATCTGAAGGTGAAACAGGGGGAGCGTATTGTGTTATGTGGGCCTTCGGGTTCGGGTAAATCTACCACTATCCGCTGCATTAACCATCTGGAAGAACATCAGAAGGGACGCATTGTTGTGGATGGTATCGAGATCAATGAAGATATTCGCAACATTGAGCGCGTCAGACAGGAAGTTGGTATGGTTTTCCAACATTTTAATCTCTTTCCTCACCTTACCGTTCTGCAAAACTGTACTCTGGCACCGATTTGGGTACGAAAGATGCCTTCGAAAGAGGCTGAAGTGCTGGCGATGCATTATCTGGAGCGTGTACGCATCGCTGAGCATGCGCATAAGTTTCCAGGGCAAATTTCAGGTGGACAACAACAGCGCGTGGCAATCGCCCGATCTTTATGCATGAAGCCCAAGATTATGCTGTTTGATGAGCCCACTTCAGCGCTGGATCCTGAAATGGTCAAAGAAGTGTTGGATACCATGATTGGACTGGCGCAGTCCGGAATGACAATGCTGTGTGTAACGCATGAGATGGGGTTTGCCAGAACAGTGGCTGACCGGGTGATCTTTATGGATCGTGGTGAGATTGTTGAGCAAGCACCACCGGATGAGTTCTTTGCGCATCCTAAGTCAGAACGTACGCGGGCATTTCTGTCGCAGGTAATTCATTAA
- a CDS encoding amino acid ABC transporter permease, translating to MTKVLLSHPPRPVSTGSSAHPLLWMRKNLFSSWFNSLLTLVCVWLMWELIPPLINWAFLQANWIGSTRADCTKAGACWVFVHERFGHFMYGLYPHDQRWRINLALIIGLLSIAPMFWKAMPRRGRYIVAWGILYPLVVWWLLYGGLLGLERVETRQWGGLTLTLIIAAVGIAGALPLGILLALGRRSHMPVVRILSVIFIEFWRGVPLITVLFMSSVMLPLFMAEGTSIDKLIRALVGVILFQSAYVAEVVRGGLQALPKGQYEAAESLALGYWKTQGLVILPQALKLVIPGLVNTIIALFKDTSLVIIIGLFDLFSSVQQATVDPVWLGMSTEGYVFAALIYWVFCFSMSRYSQHLEKRFNTGRTPH from the coding sequence ATGACGAAAGTACTGTTATCTCATCCCCCGCGCCCGGTCAGCACCGGTAGTAGTGCTCACCCACTGCTGTGGATGCGTAAGAATCTGTTTTCCAGTTGGTTTAATAGCCTGCTGACGCTCGTGTGCGTATGGCTGATGTGGGAACTCATCCCGCCATTAATCAATTGGGCGTTCTTGCAGGCCAATTGGATCGGGTCAACCCGGGCAGACTGCACGAAAGCCGGTGCCTGCTGGGTATTTGTCCATGAACGTTTTGGGCATTTCATGTATGGGCTTTATCCACACGATCAACGCTGGCGTATCAACCTGGCACTGATTATCGGGCTGCTTTCCATTGCGCCGATGTTCTGGAAAGCTATGCCACGACGTGGCCGTTATATCGTGGCCTGGGGCATTCTCTACCCCCTTGTTGTCTGGTGGCTTTTATATGGTGGACTGTTGGGGCTCGAACGCGTCGAAACCCGACAGTGGGGCGGGCTGACGCTCACGCTGATCATCGCGGCTGTTGGCATTGCAGGAGCACTTCCGCTGGGCATTTTGTTGGCGCTGGGAAGACGCTCCCATATGCCTGTCGTGCGGATCCTCTCGGTCATCTTCATCGAGTTCTGGCGAGGGGTACCGTTAATCACCGTGTTGTTTATGTCATCGGTGATGCTTCCCCTGTTTATGGCGGAAGGCACCAGTATTGATAAGCTCATTCGTGCACTGGTTGGAGTGATCCTTTTTCAGTCAGCCTATGTGGCAGAAGTCGTTCGTGGAGGATTACAGGCTCTGCCGAAAGGGCAGTACGAAGCCGCAGAATCACTGGCTCTGGGCTACTGGAAAACTCAGGGTCTGGTCATTCTTCCCCAGGCGCTGAAGTTGGTCATTCCAGGGCTGGTTAACACCATCATCGCTCTCTTTAAAGATACCAGTCTGGTCATCATTATCGGATTGTTTGATCTGTTCAGTAGCGTACAACAGGCAACGGTTGACCCGGTCTGGCTGGGTATGTCCACTGAAGGTTATGTTTTCGCTGCACTGATTTACTGGGTTTTCTGTTTCAGTATGTCGCGCTACAGCCAGCATCTGGAAAAGCGCTTTAACACCGGGCGTACACCGCACTGA
- a CDS encoding amino acid ABC transporter permease → MFHRRLNVKGSFSFSNPAIRAWLFQILAIIAVIAVAIYLIHNTINNLSNRGITSGFAFLDRSAGFGIVQHLIDYQQGDTYGRVFVVGLLNTLLVSALCIVFASFLGFFLGLARLSDNWLLRKLSTIYIETFRNIPPLLQIFFWYFAVLRNLPGPRQAVDALDIVFLSNRGLYIPAPQMGDGLLAFGIAVLLAVAVSIALFRFNKQHQTKTGQLRRTWPGALGVIVLLPLAAHWLFGAALHWEIPQLRGFNFRGGMVLIPELAALTLALSVYTSAFIAEIIRAGIQAVPYGQHEAARSLGLPNTVTLRQVIIPQALRVIIPPLTSQYLNIVKNSSLAAAIGYPDMVSLFAGTVLNQTGQAIETIAITMSVYLIISLSISLLMNIYNRRIALVER, encoded by the coding sequence ATGTTCCATCGCCGCTTAAATGTAAAAGGATCATTCTCCTTTTCTAATCCCGCGATCCGTGCCTGGCTATTTCAGATCCTTGCCATTATTGCGGTCATTGCCGTCGCCATTTACTTAATTCATAACACGATCAATAACCTGAGCAATCGCGGCATTACCTCGGGCTTTGCTTTTCTCGACCGTAGCGCAGGATTTGGTATCGTCCAACACCTGATCGACTATCAACAAGGCGATACTTACGGCCGCGTATTTGTGGTGGGGTTACTGAATACGCTACTGGTGTCCGCACTGTGCATTGTTTTTGCGTCGTTTCTGGGTTTTTTTCTGGGACTGGCACGTCTTTCCGACAACTGGCTGCTGCGAAAGCTCTCGACGATTTATATTGAGACGTTCCGTAATATCCCGCCTCTTCTGCAAATCTTTTTCTGGTACTTTGCCGTGCTGCGCAATTTACCCGGCCCGCGTCAGGCCGTCGACGCGCTGGACATCGTCTTTCTGAGCAATCGTGGACTTTACATACCCGCACCACAGATGGGTGATGGTCTTCTCGCTTTCGGAATTGCCGTCTTACTCGCGGTTGCAGTTTCTATTGCGCTTTTTCGCTTTAATAAGCAACACCAAACGAAAACGGGACAATTGCGCAGAACCTGGCCCGGCGCATTAGGGGTGATTGTGCTGCTGCCATTAGCAGCGCACTGGCTTTTCGGTGCTGCGCTTCACTGGGAAATCCCCCAGCTCCGTGGGTTTAATTTCCGCGGCGGCATGGTGCTAATCCCAGAGCTGGCGGCACTGACACTGGCGCTTTCGGTTTATACCTCGGCGTTTATTGCCGAAATCATCCGTGCAGGTATTCAGGCAGTACCTTATGGTCAGCATGAGGCCGCCCGCTCTCTGGGATTACCTAATACCGTGACGCTGCGCCAGGTCATTATCCCTCAGGCGCTGCGGGTAATTATTCCTCCCCTGACCAGCCAATATCTGAATATTGTTAAAAACTCTTCGCTTGCCGCCGCGATCGGCTATCCGGATATGGTTTCTCTGTTTGCCGGAACGGTGCTGAACCAGACGGGACAAGCCATTGAAACGATCGCCATTACGATGTCGGTATATCTGATAATCAGTCTTAGCATTTCGCTGCTGATGAATATCTACAACCGACGAATCGCCCTTGTTGAGCGCTAA
- a CDS encoding amino acid ABC transporter substrate-binding protein: protein MKKMMITTLAAASVLLAVATQAHAGTTLDAVKKKGFVQCGISDGLPGFSYADADGKFSGIDVDVCRGVAAAVLGDDTKVKYTPLTAKERFTALQSGEVDLLSRNTTWTSSRDAGMGMSFTGVTYYDGIGFLTHNKAGLKSAKELDGATVCIQAGTDTELNVADYFKANNMKYTPVTFDRSDESAKALESGRCDTLASDQSQLYALRIKLSNPAEWIVLPEVISKEPLGPVVRRGDDEWFSIVRWTLFAMLNAEEMGVNSKNVDEKAANPATPDMAHLLGKEGDYGKDLKLDNKWAYNIIKQVGNYAEIFERNVGSESPLKIKRGQNNLWNNGGIQYAPPVR, encoded by the coding sequence ATGAAAAAGATGATGATAACCACGCTGGCCGCTGCCAGCGTGCTGCTTGCGGTTGCCACTCAGGCGCATGCTGGCACAACGCTGGATGCAGTAAAAAAGAAAGGTTTTGTTCAATGTGGTATCAGTGACGGTCTGCCCGGTTTTTCTTATGCTGACGCAGATGGGAAATTCTCTGGAATAGATGTGGATGTCTGCCGTGGCGTTGCCGCCGCTGTGTTGGGCGATGATACAAAAGTGAAATATACCCCGCTCACCGCAAAAGAACGCTTTACCGCATTACAGTCTGGCGAGGTTGATCTTCTCTCCCGTAATACGACCTGGACCTCTTCCCGTGATGCCGGTATGGGCATGTCCTTCACTGGCGTAACTTACTACGATGGCATCGGTTTTCTGACGCATAACAAAGCGGGTCTGAAAAGTGCGAAAGAGCTGGATGGTGCCACCGTCTGTATTCAGGCAGGTACAGATACTGAACTGAACGTGGCTGACTACTTCAAAGCGAACAACATGAAATATACGCCAGTGACGTTTGACCGTTCCGATGAGTCAGCAAAAGCGCTGGAATCCGGACGATGCGACACGCTTGCCTCTGACCAGTCTCAGCTTTATGCCCTGCGCATTAAGCTCAGTAACCCCGCAGAATGGATCGTTTTGCCAGAAGTAATATCTAAAGAACCGCTGGGGCCAGTTGTTCGCCGTGGTGATGATGAATGGTTCTCGATCGTGCGTTGGACATTATTCGCTATGCTGAACGCAGAAGAGATGGGCGTGAACTCCAAAAACGTTGACGAAAAAGCGGCAAACCCAGCGACACCGGACATGGCGCATCTGCTAGGGAAAGAAGGGGATTATGGTAAGGATCTGAAGCTTGATAATAAATGGGCCTATAACATCATCAAACAGGTTGGTAACTACGCTGAGATCTTTGAACGCAACGTCGGTTCAGAAAGCCCACTGAAGATAAAACGTGGACAAAACAATCTGTGGAATAACGGCGGTATCCAATACGCTCCTCCTGTGCGTTGA